A region of the Candidatus Paceibacterota bacterium genome:
TGGCGGCGAGTCCGAGGAGCGACGGCTTCCATTTTGGGTTCCCCATCACAATAACCTCGCCAAGTGAGTCTCGCTCAGCAATTTCTTTCCTGATCTCGCGCACCATCGCGGCAACGACCCCTTTTCGCTCATTATTGATCTTGTGCAAATGTTCTGCATACATACCACCCTCTGCCTCATCGCGGGTCGCAAGTAAATGAAACGCTTCATCCGGTCGGTCCATGCGGCTTGCCGCGTTGATGCGCGGAGCGATCATGAACCCAATATCATCTTCGGTAATCTCGTGTTGTTTCATCCACATCTTTCGGAATAATTTCATAAGCCCAGGGCGAGGCGATTTCCTGAGCACCATAAGACCATAGTGTGCGAGCACTCTATTCTCCCCCGTGAGCGGTACCATGTCGGCAACAGTTGCAATACCTACAACATCAAGGAGCCATTTCTCCCACCCTTCTGATATAGCAAAGTACTCACCCCCGAATTGTTTGTCCCCTTTTTGTATGAGCGCAGTGACCAGCTTCCACGCAACCCCCGCACCACAGAGCCCATCAAATGGGTAGGTGTCATCCGCCTGTTTGGCATTCACGATTGCGTAGGCCTCAGGCAACTCATCGCCCGGGAGGTGGTGATCGGTGATGATTACCTCAATACCAAGTTCGTTGGCATGCGCCACCGCATCAACATCAGTGATCCCAACATCAACAGTAATAATAAGTGAGACTCCTTGCTCATTAAGTTTGTCTATTGCACACGCATTAAGCCCGTACCCCTCTTCGTGTCGGTGTGGGATGTAGTTGGTAAACTTCTTGTATTCGACTTTTTTGAAAAAGTCGTGAAGCACCACGCCGCCGGGGATACCATCGCAGTCAAAATCGCTGTATATCGCAATCATCTCTTTGTTTTTCATTGCCACGAGAATGCGATCAACCGCGCGACCCATATCTTTCATTAAAAAAGGGTCGTGAAGATGTTTTCCATAATCGGGATGTAAAAAATGTTCCGCTTCCTCGCGGGTCGCAATACCGCGGTTTGCGAGTAGTGTCCTCAAGAGCGACGGGTACACGTCAAGAGCATCCGATTCCTTTGTTTTCTCCTCCCGATTTTCTTGAGTACTAGTTGTCATTTTGGCTCATTTTATCATACAATCAGCATACGACTGATATGGACGACCTATTCGACAAAATCATCCGTGGCGATGTGCCCTCCGAGAAGATTTACGAGGATGAGTACACGTACGCATTCCTCGACATTAACCCAAACAACCCTGGGCATACACTCGTCGTGCCAAAGGTGCACTCAACAAACGTTCTCGATATCACCGAAGACGACTGGGTACACCTCATGAAGACAGTGCGTCTCCTCGCGCCCAAAGTGAAAGAGGCAATGGAGGCTGATGGGGTACATGTGTACATGAATAACGAGCCAACCGCATTCCAAGAGATCATGCACACCCACGTGCATATCATCCCACGACACAAAGGTGATGGTTTCCATCCATGGAAAGGAACACCTTACAGTAGTGAAGAGATATCAAAGGTTGGAGACGCTATTCGCGCACTACTCTAATCTCTGCAAAAAAGACGGCGACCTGAAGTCGCCGTTTTGATATGTGTGCAAAAGAAAACTCGACACACCCTAGAGAACACCGAGAAGGAGAGAGGCAACGAAAAAGATCATGACCACTGCACCGATTGCGCCAACAAGCCGGCTTTTTGTGTTGCTTTCCTCTTTCCGTTGATAGGGCACACCGACACCGAAATTCTCCTGGTCTCCCATACCACACCTCCTCAAAGTAGTTTCTATTACTAAACTCACTATAACAAAAAGCGACAAATCCGCCACTAGTGACCATCTTCGAGCGCCTCTATCCCCGGCAGAGTGCCATGAAGAAGAAATTCAAGCATTGCACCACCACCTGTTGAGACAAAAGAAAACTTGTCACGAAGCCCCAACTGCGAAACTGCCGCGACTGTGTCACCACCCCCAATCACACAACGTGCGTCGCTTTCAACAATTGCGTGCGTCAGCGCATCAGTACCCTCTGTAAACCCGTGCTCATACTCACCCAGCGGTCCGTTCCAAAGCACAAATCGCGCCTGCGCAATCTTATCTCTAAGGAGCTCTGCGGTCGCCGGACCTGCGTCAAGAATACGCTCACCTTTCTCTATCTCATCAAGACGTCGAATCTGGTTCTTGCCACTATCAGAGACAACAACATCAATCGGGAGTGACACATTCGGGAGTGAACCCAGACCGGACATATCAACGTCGGCACCTGAAATGAGTGAGTCCCCGATCTCAAAACCTTGTGCACGGAAAAAATTGTTGGCAAGCGCGCCGCAGACAAAGACCTCGTCGTAGATTCGGCTGAACTTTTCGATGAGCGGGAACTTGGTCTCAAACTTTATGCCACCAAGAATAAAGATTGATGCATCCTCCGGTTGAAGAGAATGTGTGAGCGCCTCAATCTCCTCGCGCAAACGCAGCCCGCCATAATGTGGCAGATATCGAGGAACTCCAATTATTGACGCGTGCTCACGGTGCGACGCGGCAAACGCGTCGTTCACATACACGTCTGCCAAAGAAGCGAGTTCGCGCGCAAAGTCGTCATTGTTATCAACTTCACGCGGGTCACGACGCACATTCTCAAGCAACAATATCTCTCCATCTTCAAGTCTCTCAACGGCAGATCGAGCAACATCGCCAACAATGTCTTCGACAAAGCTTATCGGGACGTGTTTTCTGAGTTCGCGATATATTGGTTCAATCGAAAGCGCATCACGCCCAAAATGACTGAGTATAATGACCTTTGCTCCCGCATCACGCAAGAATAATAGCGTCGGGAGCAACACGGTCACGCGAAACGCGTCAACAACCTGACCATCCACAACTGGCGCATTGTAATCAGCGCGGAGCAATACGCGTTTTCCGGAGAGGTCTGTTACATTATCGATCCATTGCATGTTTTCACTTCACGCCACCTTGGGCAAATTTAAGTATTTCATTAAAACTCTTTGCCGACAGGCTCGCATGACCAACCAGAAGCCCGTCTACCTCGCCTTCCGCGAGAAGCGTGGCCACATTCCCCGGCTCAACTGATCCGCCATAGATAACCGGTAACCGAAACGCCACCTGCTTCTTATAAAGCTCAGTAATGATCTTCCTTATAAAGAGAACGGTTTCGTGTAATTCAT
Encoded here:
- the recJ gene encoding single-stranded-DNA-specific exonuclease RecJ; protein product: MTTSTQENREEKTKESDALDVYPSLLRTLLANRGIATREEAEHFLHPDYGKHLHDPFLMKDMGRAVDRILVAMKNKEMIAIYSDFDCDGIPGGVVLHDFFKKVEYKKFTNYIPHRHEEGYGLNACAIDKLNEQGVSLIITVDVGITDVDAVAHANELGIEVIITDHHLPGDELPEAYAIVNAKQADDTYPFDGLCGAGVAWKLVTALIQKGDKQFGGEYFAISEGWEKWLLDVVGIATVADMVPLTGENRVLAHYGLMVLRKSPRPGLMKLFRKMWMKQHEITEDDIGFMIAPRINAASRMDRPDEAFHLLATRDEAEGGMYAEHLHKINNERKGVVAAMVREIRKEIAERDSLGEVIVMGNPKWKPSLLGLAANSLVDEHGKTVCLWGEEGGGVLKGSCRSNGEVSVVSLMKAATHSLIAFGGHHFSGGFSVTRECVHELEAVLNTAYEQVETLEKEGSIQVDATLTPADVSWSTYRLINQLAPFGEGNPKPIFLFENVLIESVRRFGKTMNHLEVCLADNGRVIPAIAFFRTEESFEVDIAPGKNVNVVAHIERSTFGRSPELRLRIVDIR
- a CDS encoding HIT family protein encodes the protein MDDLFDKIIRGDVPSEKIYEDEYTYAFLDINPNNPGHTLVVPKVHSTNVLDITEDDWVHLMKTVRLLAPKVKEAMEADGVHVYMNNEPTAFQEIMHTHVHIIPRHKGDGFHPWKGTPYSSEEISKVGDAIRALL
- the pgk gene encoding phosphoglycerate kinase produces the protein MQWIDNVTDLSGKRVLLRADYNAPVVDGQVVDAFRVTVLLPTLLFLRDAGAKVIILSHFGRDALSIEPIYRELRKHVPISFVEDIVGDVARSAVERLEDGEILLLENVRRDPREVDNNDDFARELASLADVYVNDAFAASHREHASIIGVPRYLPHYGGLRLREEIEALTHSLQPEDASIFILGGIKFETKFPLIEKFSRIYDEVFVCGALANNFFRAQGFEIGDSLISGADVDMSGLGSLPNVSLPIDVVVSDSGKNQIRRLDEIEKGERILDAGPATAELLRDKIAQARFVLWNGPLGEYEHGFTEGTDALTHAIVESDARCVIGGGDTVAAVSQLGLRDKFSFVSTGGGAMLEFLLHGTLPGIEALEDGH